The Candidatus Micrarchaeota archaeon genomic interval CGTGTATGATTTAGGTCTTATCTATAAAATCAGCATAAACCATCTACCCGACGGTGATGAAGTTTTGATAAAGATGACGCTTACCACTCCGACGTGTCCGTTGGGACCGCTGTTGGTGAGGATGGTTGAAAAGAAACTCAACGAACTTGATGTCAAAAAGGTTCGTGTCTACCTAACGTTTGACCCTCCGTGGGATAAATCGATGATAAAGTGGGAGAACCTGCGTAAGAAAGACGAAGGATCGGAAAATTAAAAGTTGGAATGAAGTAAAAAGTAAAAAAGTGAAGCGAGGGAATAAAAAGGAAGTGAGAAGGGATAACGGAAGAAGGAAATAACCGGTGTGAAATGTTTTTAGGGAGGTTGTTAGA includes:
- a CDS encoding DUF59 domain-containing protein encodes the protein MVTEEDVIAKLREVYDPEVMVNVYDLGLIYKISINHLPDGDEVLIKMTLTTPTCPLGPLLVRMVEKKLNELDVKKVRVYLTFDPPWDKSMIKWENLRKKDEGSEN